The Leptodactylus fuscus isolate aLepFus1 chromosome 3, aLepFus1.hap2, whole genome shotgun sequence genome has a segment encoding these proteins:
- the FOSL2 gene encoding fos-related antigen 2 isoform X2: MYQDYPGSFDSSSRGSSSSPAQPDGYPGNSLSTSIRQKYRNDMPGSSSAFIPTINAITTSQDLQWMVQPTVITSMSNPYGRAHPYGHPVPNHPSLGGHAALQRPGVIKSIGTTAGRRRRDEQLSPEEEEKRRVRRERNKLAAAKCRNRRRELTDKLQAETEKLEQEKSGLQKEIAELQKEKDKLEFMLVAHTPMCKIGEERINATLNAHPARSMMGSRVVVKQEPIDEDIRPSSVTTTDKTQRSVIKPINIGSNFFNEEPLNTPVVMSSTPPSTPSAHNLVFTYPSVLDQESSTSPSESCSKAHRRSSSSGDQSSDSLNSPTLLAL; the protein is encoded by the exons ATGTATCAGGATTATCCAGGGAGTTTCGACAGTTCCTCCCGAGGTAGCAGCAGCTCTCCGGCTCAGCCAGACGGATACCCGGGCAACTCCTTATCTACCTCAATACGACAG AAATACCGAAACGACATGCCAGGATCCAGCAGTGCCTTTATTCCCACCATAAACGCCATCACCACCAGCCAGGATTTACAGTGGATGGTTCAACCAACTGTAATCACCTCCATGTCCAATCCCTATGGCCGAGCACATCCGTATGGACACCCAGTGCCAAACCACCCATCACTAGGCGGGCATGCGGCCCTACAACGACCGGGAGTCATCAAAAGTATCGGTACCACCGCTGGCCGGAGGAGGCGAGATGAGCAG CTGTCACCCGAGGAAGAGGAAAAGCGAAGGGTCCGGAGAGAAAGGAACAAACTGGCCGCCGCAAAGTGTCGCAACCGGAGACGAGAGTTAACGGACAAACTCCAGGCT gaaACTGAGAAACTGGAACAAGAAAAATCTGGTCTACAGAAAGAGATAGCGGAGCTGCAAAAAGAGAAGGATAAACTGGAGTTCATGTTGGTTGCCCACACACCCATGTGTAAAATAGGAGAGGAACGGATCAACGCCACCCTCAACGCTCATCCTGCTCGTTCCATGATGGGAAGCCGAGTGGTCGTCAAACAGGAACCCATTGATGAAGACATCAGACCTTCTTCTGTCACCACCACTGACAAAACTCAGAGGTCTGTGATTAAACCCATCAACATTGGGTCAAACTTCTTCAATGAGGAACCTCTCAACACACCCGTTGTCATGTCGTCAACACCACCAAGTACTCCGAGTGCCCACAACCTCGTCTTCACCTACCCAAGTGTGTTGGATCAAGAGTCGTCAACCTCTCCTTCCGAGTCTTGCTCTAAGGCTCATCGTCGGAGCAGCAGCAGCGGGGACCAGTCTTCTGATTCCTTAAACTCCCCCACCCTGCTGGCCTTGTAA
- the FOSL2 gene encoding fos-related antigen 2 isoform X1, which translates to MYQDYPGSFDSSSRGSSSSPAQPDGYPGNSLSTSIRQQKYRNDMPGSSSAFIPTINAITTSQDLQWMVQPTVITSMSNPYGRAHPYGHPVPNHPSLGGHAALQRPGVIKSIGTTAGRRRRDEQLSPEEEEKRRVRRERNKLAAAKCRNRRRELTDKLQAETEKLEQEKSGLQKEIAELQKEKDKLEFMLVAHTPMCKIGEERINATLNAHPARSMMGSRVVVKQEPIDEDIRPSSVTTTDKTQRSVIKPINIGSNFFNEEPLNTPVVMSSTPPSTPSAHNLVFTYPSVLDQESSTSPSESCSKAHRRSSSSGDQSSDSLNSPTLLAL; encoded by the exons ATGTATCAGGATTATCCAGGGAGTTTCGACAGTTCCTCCCGAGGTAGCAGCAGCTCTCCGGCTCAGCCAGACGGATACCCGGGCAACTCCTTATCTACCTCAATACGACAG CAGAAATACCGAAACGACATGCCAGGATCCAGCAGTGCCTTTATTCCCACCATAAACGCCATCACCACCAGCCAGGATTTACAGTGGATGGTTCAACCAACTGTAATCACCTCCATGTCCAATCCCTATGGCCGAGCACATCCGTATGGACACCCAGTGCCAAACCACCCATCACTAGGCGGGCATGCGGCCCTACAACGACCGGGAGTCATCAAAAGTATCGGTACCACCGCTGGCCGGAGGAGGCGAGATGAGCAG CTGTCACCCGAGGAAGAGGAAAAGCGAAGGGTCCGGAGAGAAAGGAACAAACTGGCCGCCGCAAAGTGTCGCAACCGGAGACGAGAGTTAACGGACAAACTCCAGGCT gaaACTGAGAAACTGGAACAAGAAAAATCTGGTCTACAGAAAGAGATAGCGGAGCTGCAAAAAGAGAAGGATAAACTGGAGTTCATGTTGGTTGCCCACACACCCATGTGTAAAATAGGAGAGGAACGGATCAACGCCACCCTCAACGCTCATCCTGCTCGTTCCATGATGGGAAGCCGAGTGGTCGTCAAACAGGAACCCATTGATGAAGACATCAGACCTTCTTCTGTCACCACCACTGACAAAACTCAGAGGTCTGTGATTAAACCCATCAACATTGGGTCAAACTTCTTCAATGAGGAACCTCTCAACACACCCGTTGTCATGTCGTCAACACCACCAAGTACTCCGAGTGCCCACAACCTCGTCTTCACCTACCCAAGTGTGTTGGATCAAGAGTCGTCAACCTCTCCTTCCGAGTCTTGCTCTAAGGCTCATCGTCGGAGCAGCAGCAGCGGGGACCAGTCTTCTGATTCCTTAAACTCCCCCACCCTGCTGGCCTTGTAA
- the FOSL2 gene encoding fos-related antigen 2 isoform X3, which translates to MPGSSSAFIPTINAITTSQDLQWMVQPTVITSMSNPYGRAHPYGHPVPNHPSLGGHAALQRPGVIKSIGTTAGRRRRDEQLSPEEEEKRRVRRERNKLAAAKCRNRRRELTDKLQAETEKLEQEKSGLQKEIAELQKEKDKLEFMLVAHTPMCKIGEERINATLNAHPARSMMGSRVVVKQEPIDEDIRPSSVTTTDKTQRSVIKPINIGSNFFNEEPLNTPVVMSSTPPSTPSAHNLVFTYPSVLDQESSTSPSESCSKAHRRSSSSGDQSSDSLNSPTLLAL; encoded by the exons ATGCCAGGATCCAGCAGTGCCTTTATTCCCACCATAAACGCCATCACCACCAGCCAGGATTTACAGTGGATGGTTCAACCAACTGTAATCACCTCCATGTCCAATCCCTATGGCCGAGCACATCCGTATGGACACCCAGTGCCAAACCACCCATCACTAGGCGGGCATGCGGCCCTACAACGACCGGGAGTCATCAAAAGTATCGGTACCACCGCTGGCCGGAGGAGGCGAGATGAGCAG CTGTCACCCGAGGAAGAGGAAAAGCGAAGGGTCCGGAGAGAAAGGAACAAACTGGCCGCCGCAAAGTGTCGCAACCGGAGACGAGAGTTAACGGACAAACTCCAGGCT gaaACTGAGAAACTGGAACAAGAAAAATCTGGTCTACAGAAAGAGATAGCGGAGCTGCAAAAAGAGAAGGATAAACTGGAGTTCATGTTGGTTGCCCACACACCCATGTGTAAAATAGGAGAGGAACGGATCAACGCCACCCTCAACGCTCATCCTGCTCGTTCCATGATGGGAAGCCGAGTGGTCGTCAAACAGGAACCCATTGATGAAGACATCAGACCTTCTTCTGTCACCACCACTGACAAAACTCAGAGGTCTGTGATTAAACCCATCAACATTGGGTCAAACTTCTTCAATGAGGAACCTCTCAACACACCCGTTGTCATGTCGTCAACACCACCAAGTACTCCGAGTGCCCACAACCTCGTCTTCACCTACCCAAGTGTGTTGGATCAAGAGTCGTCAACCTCTCCTTCCGAGTCTTGCTCTAAGGCTCATCGTCGGAGCAGCAGCAGCGGGGACCAGTCTTCTGATTCCTTAAACTCCCCCACCCTGCTGGCCTTGTAA